In Spirochaeta lutea, a single genomic region encodes these proteins:
- a CDS encoding DEAD/DEAH box helicase yields the protein MVLENLLARIKEEFFQLRVWQRGITYFEQERVLQYITGENHVSFRVHGSSGRVYTVIVDYSVEYGDLDASCTCPYAEECKHIVAAIHFGFATGVFQPNIFDAPRGNPDEFGFPVPHPALGILEPRARQAAVDNGKRYTPFLVLSDRTGPVPGSNHQNYLFTGSRGLPWHLDMLCQYVRQDTKQGRFYRWAPGMIFETETSSLQQLYRAITQASDRRLDAQVWLRWVFNQNEIPLGIPGNSHFMTLRKESLLRIVLEFTEQDSFEEGFFRPQFLGLFQQESELAHVGHTPQLLAINAGPECFLLDTQNGVLFETSQIGDLGTKPDIPGYQYQTALDQLFDIIHVCSVSYEGFTRQMIEVLEKQVAGNAVISAILDVVPPPAEKELSFAVPAFRLYLKAGWQVQATLAVSYGGQEILSGPRRNWWREPIARDGFRWVQPDYIRENLFRQRVESLGLIPASGDSVGGFSFVSQRPPAELLQAMVTEFFSEITTGELELLVNRIPVKLSSIRIEVESGIDWLSIHATADGESLDQRDVDSLWNMLMTRSGYRLVSSQELAALKTLGELSQREDTIRLNPLEIAALDPLLTLLQGETREGSGQGEENQQNQPTSDPLFHLATLHGEFEQSLTGVSTPPAPAFRGELRDYQQIGLRWLRFLKSAGAGGIVADDMGLGKTLQAIALLADYRAEKNDRPALVLAPVSTLGNWKRELSRFLPDVAVVLHAGTSRGELPAGPLTILSSYQTMVRDWAVFSETVFSLIILDEAQLVKNHQTKLHSTVSQLRGQQRVLLSGTPVENSIMDLWALMQIANPGFLMTRRAFKRRYGGSKLTKDAHLTSQLQQRIRPYFLRRTKQMIAHELPPKQENQITVTQGTTEAQFYRRLESACRQKITELLTSPDPHKAGIAILQTLTHLRQAAIAPQLVGGPEHSAKLDTLTEKLTEAAAEGHGILVFSQFVRVLELIQQRLNRKGIRYAYIDGSLSAAKRTQQIETFRGNKQVQIFLLSLTAGGVGINLTEADYVCIVDPWWNPAVETQAIDRTHRIGQTKQVVAMRFIVENTIEERVWELQNKKRLLLENIFGNGDSLFSHLDSEEILQLFHSK from the coding sequence ATGGTACTTGAGAATCTCTTGGCTAGAATTAAAGAGGAGTTCTTCCAGCTCCGCGTCTGGCAGCGTGGGATAACCTATTTCGAGCAGGAAAGAGTTTTACAGTATATCACCGGGGAGAATCACGTAAGCTTTAGGGTGCATGGTTCTTCCGGGAGAGTCTATACCGTAATTGTTGATTATTCGGTCGAATATGGTGATCTTGATGCAAGTTGCACCTGTCCCTATGCCGAGGAATGTAAGCATATTGTTGCGGCCATTCATTTTGGATTTGCAACCGGGGTCTTCCAACCGAATATCTTTGATGCCCCAAGGGGTAACCCTGATGAATTTGGCTTCCCGGTTCCCCATCCTGCCTTAGGAATATTAGAACCCCGGGCTCGTCAGGCAGCGGTGGATAATGGCAAACGGTATACACCCTTTTTAGTGTTGTCGGACCGAACCGGGCCGGTACCAGGATCGAATCACCAGAACTACCTGTTCACCGGCTCCCGGGGACTGCCGTGGCACTTGGATATGCTTTGCCAGTATGTCCGTCAAGACACCAAGCAGGGGAGATTTTATCGGTGGGCACCGGGAATGATCTTCGAAACCGAAACCTCCAGCCTACAACAATTGTATCGTGCTATCACCCAGGCGTCTGATCGTCGATTAGACGCCCAGGTTTGGCTGCGTTGGGTCTTTAATCAGAACGAGATTCCCCTGGGAATACCTGGAAATTCACATTTTATGACCCTGCGAAAGGAATCCCTCCTCCGCATAGTTCTTGAGTTTACCGAACAAGATTCATTTGAGGAAGGGTTCTTCCGTCCACAGTTTTTAGGCTTATTCCAACAAGAGTCGGAGCTTGCTCATGTTGGTCATACCCCGCAGCTTTTGGCAATTAATGCGGGGCCGGAATGCTTTCTTCTGGATACCCAGAATGGTGTACTCTTTGAGACCAGCCAAATCGGCGACCTGGGCACCAAACCGGATATCCCTGGGTATCAATACCAAACCGCTCTGGACCAACTCTTTGATATCATACATGTGTGTAGCGTTTCTTATGAGGGGTTTACCCGCCAGATGATTGAGGTGTTAGAGAAACAGGTTGCTGGGAATGCCGTCATTTCCGCCATCCTAGATGTGGTGCCGCCACCGGCCGAGAAGGAATTATCCTTTGCTGTTCCCGCTTTCCGTCTGTACTTGAAGGCTGGTTGGCAGGTACAGGCCACCCTGGCAGTCAGTTACGGTGGACAGGAGATTCTATCTGGGCCCCGGCGTAACTGGTGGAGAGAGCCCATAGCCCGGGATGGTTTCCGGTGGGTGCAACCCGACTATATTCGGGAAAATTTGTTTCGTCAGCGGGTAGAATCCCTTGGGCTCATCCCCGCATCCGGAGATTCAGTGGGTGGATTCTCTTTCGTCAGCCAAAGACCACCGGCGGAATTACTCCAGGCTATGGTAACCGAGTTTTTCTCGGAAATCACTACTGGTGAGCTGGAACTGCTGGTTAATCGGATTCCGGTTAAGCTCAGTTCGATCCGCATTGAGGTGGAGTCGGGCATTGATTGGCTGAGCATTCATGCCACTGCCGACGGGGAGTCGTTAGATCAGCGGGATGTAGACAGCCTATGGAATATGCTGATGACCCGCTCAGGATACCGCCTAGTTAGTTCCCAGGAGTTGGCTGCCTTGAAAACCCTGGGTGAACTCAGCCAACGGGAGGATACAATTCGCCTCAACCCCTTGGAAATTGCCGCCCTGGACCCCCTGCTCACACTCCTCCAGGGGGAAACCAGGGAAGGGTCCGGCCAAGGTGAGGAAAATCAACAGAACCAACCGACCTCCGATCCCCTCTTCCATTTGGCTACGTTACATGGGGAATTTGAACAATCCCTCACCGGAGTATCTACCCCACCCGCTCCGGCATTCCGGGGTGAACTGAGAGATTACCAGCAGATAGGATTGAGATGGTTACGTTTTCTGAAGTCTGCTGGCGCCGGAGGAATAGTAGCCGACGATATGGGACTGGGTAAAACTCTCCAAGCTATAGCCCTCCTGGCGGATTACCGAGCCGAAAAGAATGATCGGCCTGCCTTGGTGCTTGCCCCGGTATCTACCCTGGGAAACTGGAAGCGGGAATTATCCCGGTTTTTACCCGATGTGGCGGTAGTCCTGCACGCCGGTACAAGCCGGGGTGAACTGCCCGCGGGACCGCTAACCATCCTCAGTTCATACCAAACCATGGTTCGGGATTGGGCTGTTTTTTCAGAAACCGTTTTTTCGCTCATCATCCTTGATGAAGCCCAACTAGTAAAAAACCATCAAACCAAGTTGCACAGTACGGTTTCGCAATTACGTGGCCAGCAGCGAGTATTGCTTTCCGGTACCCCGGTAGAAAACAGTATCATGGATCTTTGGGCTCTCATGCAAATCGCCAATCCTGGTTTCCTGATGACCCGAAGAGCCTTCAAAAGACGATACGGCGGAAGCAAATTGACCAAGGATGCCCACCTGACTAGCCAACTCCAGCAGCGTATCCGCCCCTATTTCCTGCGCCGCACAAAACAGATGATAGCCCATGAGCTGCCACCAAAGCAGGAAAATCAAATTACAGTAACCCAGGGAACGACTGAAGCCCAATTCTACCGTCGCCTTGAATCTGCCTGCCGCCAAAAAATCACCGAACTCCTGACTTCCCCCGACCCTCATAAGGCAGGAATCGCCATTTTGCAGACCCTTACCCATCTCCGCCAGGCTGCCATCGCTCCTCAACTGGTGGGCGGCCCAGAGCACTCCGCGAAACTGGACACCCTCACGGAAAAACTTACCGAGGCTGCGGCCGAAGGTCATGGAATTCTGGTATTCAGTCAATTTGTGCGGGTTCTCGAACTCATTCAACAGCGCCTGAACCGAAAGGGAATCCGCTATGCATACATCGATGGTTCCCTGAGTGCAGCGAAGAGGACCCAGCAGATTGAAACATTCCGAGGCAATAAACAAGTCCAAATCTTTCTATTGAGCCTTACAGCAGGGGGTGTTGGAATCAATCTGACCGAAGCGGACTATGTATGTATTGTCGATCCCTGGTGGAATCCCGCCGTTGAAACCCAGGCCATCGACCGCACTCATCGAATCGGCCAAACCAAACAGGTAGTAGCCATGAGATTTATTGTAGAAAATACAATTGAAGAACGGGTATGGGAGCTGCAAAATAAGAAGCGGCTGCTCTTGGAGAACATCTTCGGAAACGGTGACTCCCTGTTCAGCCACCTTGATAGCGAGGAAATACTCCAGCTGTTTCATTCGAAATGA
- a CDS encoding NADH-ubiquinone oxidoreductase-F iron-sulfur binding region domain-containing protein, producing MPNKQKLKTLGDWEVFRASTIEAEAPGAPTLHVCCGGGCLASGAQDVIKAATESADKRGLNLQVVPSGCLGPCSKGPVARFDPAGILFQHLTPESVRELIQDWDDSQAEPVSRKHPARWPDAPSFLSKQRKSALRSCGRVNPERIESAVAHGAYSALTQVLAEGSGDGVIAELKESGLRGRGGAGFPTWLKWQSTMNQPASPKYVICNADEGDPGAFMDRSIIEGAPHDLIEGMALAAFTIGARQGYVYVRAEYPLAVSRLEHAIEDARQIGLLGENILGTGFGFSLEIRKGSGAFVCGEETALMNSIEGKRGEPRPRPPFPAEKGLWNSPSLLNNVETYATVPLIISQGAEKYLDFVHDGKRPEGSRGTKVFALAGAIANSGLVEVPIGTTLGELLYDIGGGMLGGREFKAAQIGGPSGGCVPKGHLNVPLDYETLNELGAIMGSGGLIVMDEETCMVDVARFFLEFVQEESCGKCAPCRVGTKRMLEILEGICAGKGRMEDIDTLVRLGEQIRETALCGLGQTAPNPVLSTIRHFRHEYEQHIRSHHCAAGICPGLVRAPCQSGCPAGVDVPGFVALVKERRYADALQLHRNRNPFAAVCARVCFHTCEERCRRSSIDDPVAIRSIKRFMVDQEVTIQRPEVRANSRTQERRIAIIGGGPAGLSCGYFLARLGYEPDIFEAEQRPGGMLVQTIPAYRLPREVLAREIRMIEQMGVKIHTDSRLGRDYSIEDLRNQGYEAIFLAMGAPGSTTLGIPGEEAKGVVHAVDFLRQYNIRGSVPVADRVVVVGGGNAAVDAARTAVRLGAKEVTIVYRRTRDQMPAYAEELQAAEEEGVAICGLTQPVEVIGSPVSALRCSSMRLGGFDPSGRRRPTEAGKQLFDIPCTQVIVAIGQQPVDTALFSGFTAIRTRAGWIAVDPATGQSSVEWLFAGGDAVTGPSSVVAAIGAGERAAVGIDRMFTGENNAFWRIDREVDVEFKPGDEPVETGREPVRMMEVQRRCHTFEEVELPWNETVAVQQAARCLRCEYGKCRSEDASKEAVNV from the coding sequence ATGCCTAATAAACAGAAGTTGAAAACCCTCGGGGATTGGGAGGTATTTCGGGCAAGTACCATTGAAGCGGAAGCCCCGGGCGCACCCACCCTGCATGTCTGCTGCGGAGGCGGGTGCCTAGCCTCGGGTGCCCAGGATGTAATCAAAGCGGCCACAGAATCGGCGGACAAACGTGGCTTGAATCTCCAGGTAGTTCCCTCGGGATGCCTGGGCCCCTGTTCAAAGGGGCCGGTGGCTCGGTTTGATCCCGCCGGAATTCTCTTCCAACACCTCACACCCGAGAGTGTCCGGGAGCTCATACAGGACTGGGACGACAGCCAGGCTGAACCCGTATCCCGGAAACATCCCGCCCGCTGGCCGGACGCTCCCAGTTTCCTCAGTAAGCAGCGTAAATCCGCCCTGCGTTCCTGCGGCCGGGTGAATCCCGAGAGAATCGAATCCGCCGTGGCTCACGGCGCATACTCCGCCCTCACCCAGGTTCTAGCCGAGGGCAGCGGTGATGGGGTCATCGCCGAATTGAAGGAATCCGGACTCAGAGGCCGGGGAGGGGCAGGGTTTCCAACCTGGCTGAAATGGCAAAGCACCATGAATCAGCCTGCTTCGCCGAAATACGTGATCTGCAACGCCGATGAGGGCGATCCGGGGGCCTTTATGGACCGGAGCATCATTGAAGGTGCACCCCACGACCTCATTGAGGGTATGGCCCTGGCTGCCTTCACCATTGGTGCCCGCCAGGGGTACGTCTACGTCCGGGCTGAGTATCCCCTGGCCGTGTCCCGCTTGGAGCATGCCATAGAAGATGCCCGCCAGATTGGCCTGTTAGGAGAAAACATCCTGGGAACCGGGTTTGGTTTTTCCCTGGAAATCCGCAAGGGATCAGGAGCCTTTGTCTGCGGAGAGGAGACCGCCCTCATGAACTCCATCGAGGGCAAACGGGGTGAACCCCGTCCCCGGCCGCCCTTTCCCGCGGAAAAGGGGTTGTGGAACTCTCCCAGCCTGCTCAATAACGTGGAAACCTATGCCACCGTTCCCCTCATCATCTCCCAAGGGGCGGAAAAATACCTGGACTTCGTACACGACGGCAAACGCCCCGAGGGCAGCCGGGGGACAAAGGTATTCGCTCTGGCCGGGGCCATTGCTAACTCGGGCTTGGTAGAGGTACCCATTGGAACCACCCTGGGTGAACTGCTTTACGATATCGGCGGCGGAATGTTGGGAGGACGGGAGTTTAAGGCAGCCCAGATCGGAGGACCCTCCGGGGGCTGCGTTCCCAAGGGGCATCTGAACGTGCCCCTGGATTATGAAACCCTTAACGAGCTGGGTGCAATTATGGGCTCCGGGGGATTAATAGTCATGGATGAAGAGACCTGCATGGTGGATGTCGCCCGCTTCTTCCTGGAATTTGTCCAAGAGGAATCCTGCGGAAAATGTGCCCCCTGCCGGGTTGGAACCAAACGGATGCTTGAAATACTGGAAGGGATTTGTGCCGGCAAGGGCCGGATGGAAGACATCGACACCCTGGTTCGGCTTGGTGAACAGATCCGGGAAACCGCCTTATGCGGCCTCGGACAGACCGCACCCAACCCCGTTCTGTCCACCATCAGGCACTTCCGTCACGAATATGAACAGCATATCCGCTCCCACCACTGTGCTGCGGGCATCTGCCCGGGCTTAGTCCGGGCCCCCTGTCAGAGCGGCTGTCCGGCTGGGGTGGATGTGCCGGGCTTCGTAGCCCTGGTGAAGGAACGCAGATATGCCGATGCCCTCCAGCTCCACCGCAACCGGAATCCCTTCGCAGCGGTCTGTGCCCGGGTATGTTTCCATACCTGCGAGGAGCGCTGCCGGCGCAGTTCCATTGACGACCCGGTGGCAATACGCTCCATCAAGCGGTTCATGGTGGACCAGGAGGTCACTATTCAACGGCCCGAGGTACGGGCTAACAGCCGTACCCAGGAGCGGCGCATCGCCATCATCGGGGGCGGTCCCGCTGGTCTATCCTGCGGGTACTTCCTTGCTCGGTTGGGTTATGAGCCGGATATTTTTGAAGCGGAACAGCGCCCCGGGGGAATGCTGGTACAGACAATTCCCGCCTATCGCTTACCCCGGGAGGTATTGGCTCGGGAGATTCGAATGATCGAGCAGATGGGGGTCAAGATCCACACCGATTCACGCCTGGGACGGGACTATTCCATTGAGGATTTGCGTAACCAGGGGTACGAAGCCATATTCCTTGCCATGGGTGCGCCGGGGTCTACCACCCTGGGCATACCCGGGGAAGAGGCGAAGGGGGTTGTACACGCCGTGGATTTCCTCCGTCAATACAACATCCGCGGCTCGGTTCCGGTAGCCGACCGGGTCGTTGTCGTTGGAGGCGGAAACGCTGCGGTGGATGCTGCCCGGACCGCCGTACGCCTGGGGGCCAAGGAGGTGACTATTGTGTACCGCAGAACCCGGGATCAGATGCCGGCATATGCCGAGGAGCTGCAGGCCGCCGAGGAGGAAGGGGTCGCGATATGCGGACTGACCCAGCCCGTGGAGGTTATCGGCAGCCCCGTTTCTGCCCTGCGGTGTTCATCCATGCGGCTCGGCGGATTCGACCCCAGCGGCCGCCGCAGGCCGACCGAGGCGGGGAAGCAGCTCTTCGACATCCCCTGTACCCAGGTCATTGTTGCCATCGGGCAGCAACCCGTGGATACGGCACTCTTTTCCGGATTTACCGCTATTCGTACCAGGGCAGGATGGATCGCCGTGGACCCTGCCACCGGACAGAGTTCGGTGGAATGGCTGTTTGCCGGGGGTGATGCGGTAACCGGTCCCAGCTCGGTGGTTGCCGCTATCGGTGCAGGCGAACGTGCCGCGGTGGGCATTGACCGGATGTTTACCGGAGAGAACAACGCCTTCTGGCGGATTGATCGTGAGGTCGATGTTGAGTTTAAACCCGGCGATGAGCCGGTTGAGACAGGCCGGGAACCCGTGCGGATGATGGAGGTACAGCGTCGATGCCACACCTTTGAAGAGGTTGAACTGCCCTGGAACGAAACCGTCGCGGTTCAACAGGCGGCGCGCTGTTTGCGCTGCGAATACGGTAAGTGCCGGAGCGAGGATGCATCCAAGGAGGCGGTAAATGTGTAA
- a CDS encoding NADH-dependent [FeFe] hydrogenase, group A6 translates to MCKVSIDCVEVKVEPGSTILDASKKAGVVIPTLCNMETHEALGACRVCVVEVEGAKSLMAACSTPVWDGMKVRTTTRRVRTARTMVVDLLLSEHNGECGTCFRNGECELQAIAAGLGLDRDTIPGPKLPAHLDTSTAAIRRDTGKCIKCRRCVRVCHGIQGVGALFPQGRGFDTTIGPAFGADLSTVACVQCGQCAAVCPVGAIMETSHIDRVWDALDNPDLHVVVQTAPAIRAALGECFDMPPGTQVTGKMVEALRRLNFDAVFDTDFTADLTIMEEGTELLLRLKSALVDGKTPKLPLITSCSPGWINFAEQYFPRSLPLISSCKSPQQMFGAVAKSYYAELKGIDPASIYVVSVMPCTAKKYEAARPEMQSSGGPDVDAVLTTRELAHMIHQGGITFSSLKDGTMDEPLGISTGAADIFGNTGGVMEAALRTVHEIVTGAPLPGPQGRLELQPVRGLEGIKEATLRVEGAKGDWAFLEGKELSVAVAHGLSNAAEVLKRIESGEASYHFVEIMCCPGGCIGGGGQPRPTTDAIREARMRALYAEDEGKPLRGSHMNPAVQVLYKEYFQEPGSKRSHELLHTHYTARTPV, encoded by the coding sequence ATGTGTAAGGTTTCAATCGACTGTGTGGAGGTTAAGGTTGAGCCGGGCTCTACCATCCTTGATGCGTCCAAAAAAGCCGGGGTTGTCATACCCACATTATGCAATATGGAGACCCACGAGGCCCTGGGAGCCTGTCGGGTCTGTGTGGTGGAGGTTGAGGGGGCGAAAAGCCTCATGGCAGCCTGTTCCACCCCGGTTTGGGACGGTATGAAGGTGCGAACCACCACCCGGCGGGTTCGAACCGCCCGAACCATGGTGGTGGATCTGCTTCTCAGTGAGCATAACGGGGAATGCGGAACCTGTTTTCGAAACGGTGAGTGCGAACTTCAGGCTATTGCCGCGGGATTGGGTCTGGATCGGGACACCATCCCGGGGCCCAAGCTGCCGGCACATCTTGACACCTCCACTGCAGCCATCCGCCGTGATACGGGAAAATGCATAAAGTGCCGTCGGTGTGTGCGGGTATGTCACGGCATCCAGGGGGTAGGGGCCCTGTTTCCCCAGGGCCGCGGGTTCGACACTACTATCGGACCGGCCTTCGGGGCAGACCTCAGTACCGTTGCCTGTGTGCAATGCGGCCAATGCGCTGCAGTATGTCCCGTGGGGGCGATCATGGAAACCTCCCATATCGACCGGGTATGGGATGCCCTGGACAATCCGGATCTCCATGTGGTGGTGCAGACCGCTCCGGCCATCAGAGCGGCCCTGGGGGAGTGTTTCGATATGCCCCCGGGTACCCAGGTGACCGGAAAGATGGTGGAAGCCCTTCGGCGCCTCAACTTCGACGCGGTATTTGATACGGATTTTACCGCCGACCTCACCATTATGGAGGAGGGGACTGAGTTGCTCCTGCGCCTCAAGTCCGCCCTGGTGGACGGCAAAACACCGAAGCTTCCCCTGATAACCAGCTGTTCCCCCGGGTGGATCAACTTTGCCGAACAGTATTTTCCCCGGTCCCTACCGCTAATATCCAGCTGTAAATCACCCCAACAGATGTTTGGGGCGGTTGCAAAATCCTACTACGCGGAACTCAAGGGGATTGATCCAGCATCCATCTACGTTGTATCGGTCATGCCCTGCACCGCGAAAAAGTACGAGGCTGCCAGGCCGGAAATGCAGTCCTCCGGCGGCCCGGATGTGGACGCAGTCTTAACCACCCGGGAACTGGCTCACATGATCCATCAGGGTGGCATTACCTTCTCGAGCCTCAAGGACGGAACAATGGATGAACCCCTGGGAATCTCTACGGGCGCCGCGGACATCTTCGGGAACACCGGAGGGGTTATGGAGGCAGCCCTCCGGACCGTTCATGAAATCGTCACCGGTGCCCCGCTTCCCGGACCCCAGGGGCGCCTGGAGCTTCAACCGGTACGTGGACTGGAAGGGATCAAGGAGGCGACCCTGCGGGTGGAGGGAGCCAAGGGTGATTGGGCATTTCTGGAGGGCAAGGAGCTCTCGGTGGCGGTTGCCCACGGTCTGTCAAACGCTGCTGAGGTATTGAAGCGTATCGAATCCGGGGAAGCCTCGTACCATTTTGTGGAGATAATGTGCTGCCCCGGAGGTTGTATCGGGGGCGGCGGTCAGCCCCGGCCCACCACCGATGCCATCCGGGAGGCGCGAATGCGGGCCCTCTATGCCGAGGATGAGGGCAAGCCCCTACGCGGCTCCCACATGAATCCCGCAGTGCAGGTGTTGTATAAGGAGTATTTCCAGGAGCCGGGCAGCAAACGGTCCCATGAGCTTCTGCATACCCACTACACCGCCCGGACTCCTGTATAA
- the nuoE gene encoding NADH-quinone oxidoreductase subunit NuoE: MCSKSGMASALGREALDLSKLSEFLDKHKEMPGVLIPALQFAQDTYGYLPDAVLHHISRFLHVPYSEVTGVVGFYSYFSTVPKGKHTVRVCLGTACYVRGGKGVQQALEAELGISDGETTEDRQFSLQTGRCFGACGLAPVVMVDDNTHQRVSPAKVHELCEQYRNQEDSDA, encoded by the coding sequence ATGTGTTCTAAGAGCGGGATGGCTTCTGCCCTCGGGCGGGAAGCCCTGGATCTATCGAAATTGTCAGAATTTCTTGACAAGCACAAGGAAATGCCGGGTGTACTCATACCCGCCCTTCAGTTTGCCCAGGATACCTACGGCTACCTGCCCGATGCGGTCCTGCACCATATCAGCCGCTTCCTCCACGTTCCATACAGCGAAGTAACCGGAGTTGTCGGTTTTTACTCCTACTTTTCCACCGTTCCCAAGGGGAAGCATACCGTCCGGGTATGTCTCGGTACTGCCTGCTATGTTCGGGGCGGCAAGGGGGTTCAGCAGGCTTTGGAGGCTGAACTTGGAATTTCCGACGGTGAAACCACCGAGGATCGCCAGTTCTCCCTCCAGACCGGGCGGTGTTTCGGAGCATGCGGCTTGGCCCCGGTAGTCATGGTAGATGACAACACCCACCAGCGGGTTTCTCCGGCAAAGGTACATGAACTCTGTGAACAGTACCGGAACCAGGAGGATTCTGATGCCTAA
- a CDS encoding 30S ribosomal protein S1 produces the protein MNKDTSEFGEESFENLIEKSLEGLSRFEPGQMLETTVISISGGTVFLQLGGKSEGVLDASEVSEEDGSLRVKPGDTVRVFFLASRDGELRFTTRISGDEAGSAMLQNAYENAIPVEGRVEKEIKGGFDIRIGEARAFCPFSQMGRKRSESSDEWLGKTLPFKILEFRENGRSILVSHRAIQEEEYAERIAALKSSLKIGMKVRGEVSSIRDFGAFVDVQGVQTLLPISEIQQGRLNDVAEVLSPGQEIEALVISIDWERERIGLSMKALLPDPWEKAVEKYPPGSRHNGRVARLTDYGAFVTLEPGLDGLIHVSELTKNEGPTKPRFLFKRGETLKVEIISVDPKQQRIALKPASLDIDDDKYAQYVETADEESTYNPFAQFMKNRKEKG, from the coding sequence ATGAATAAGGATACCAGTGAATTTGGCGAAGAAAGCTTCGAAAATCTCATTGAAAAAAGCCTCGAAGGGCTATCCCGGTTTGAGCCCGGACAGATGCTTGAAACTACTGTTATTTCGATCTCAGGTGGAACCGTGTTTCTCCAGCTGGGGGGAAAGAGCGAGGGAGTCCTGGATGCCTCTGAGGTGAGCGAAGAGGATGGATCACTCCGGGTGAAGCCGGGAGATACCGTCCGGGTCTTTTTTCTGGCATCCCGGGACGGTGAACTCCGGTTCACCACCCGAATATCCGGTGATGAGGCCGGATCGGCGATGCTCCAGAATGCCTATGAAAACGCCATACCCGTGGAGGGCCGCGTCGAGAAAGAAATAAAAGGTGGATTTGATATACGAATTGGCGAAGCCCGGGCCTTCTGCCCCTTCTCCCAGATGGGCCGAAAACGGTCCGAATCATCGGATGAGTGGCTGGGGAAGACATTACCCTTCAAGATTCTTGAGTTCAGAGAGAACGGCCGTAGTATTCTTGTTTCCCACCGCGCGATCCAGGAAGAAGAGTATGCTGAACGGATTGCTGCGTTAAAATCCTCCCTAAAAATAGGCATGAAGGTCAGGGGAGAAGTAAGCTCCATCCGGGATTTTGGCGCCTTTGTGGATGTCCAAGGAGTACAAACTCTGCTACCCATCTCCGAAATTCAGCAAGGCCGGCTCAATGATGTGGCCGAGGTTCTTTCCCCGGGCCAGGAGATTGAGGCCCTCGTTATCAGCATCGACTGGGAGCGGGAGCGAATCGGGCTGAGCATGAAGGCCCTGCTTCCCGATCCGTGGGAGAAGGCTGTTGAAAAGTATCCCCCGGGATCACGACACAACGGCCGGGTGGCCCGCCTCACCGATTATGGTGCTTTTGTCACCCTTGAACCCGGCTTGGACGGATTGATCCACGTGTCGGAACTGACCAAAAATGAAGGCCCTACCAAGCCGCGGTTCCTCTTCAAGAGGGGAGAAACCCTGAAGGTCGAAATTATTTCCGTGGACCCGAAACAACAGCGCATAGCCCTGAAACCCGCTTCCTTGGATATAGATGACGATAAGTATGCCCAGTACGTTGAAACCGCCGACGAGGAATCCACCTATAACCCCTTTGCCCAGTTCATGAAGAACCGGAAGGAGAAGGGATAG